The sequence ATAATATATGGAAAAATAAAAGAAGACATAGGCAGAATATTAAGAAAGCTATGTGAACATAAAGGAGTTGAAATAATTGAAGCAAATGCCTGCAAAGATCATATACATATGCTTGTAAGT is a genomic window of Garciella nitratireducens DSM 15102 containing:
- the tnpA gene encoding IS200/IS605 family transposase, yielding MDNSSLAHTKWNCKYHIVFAPKYRRQIIYGKIKEDIGRILRKLCEHKGVEIIEANACKDHIHMLVS